Proteins from one Trichoplusia ni isolate ovarian cell line Hi5 chromosome 9, tn1, whole genome shotgun sequence genomic window:
- the LOC113497434 gene encoding insulin-like growth factor-binding protein complex acid labile subunit → MSLARYIWLLLCYAQYARSNLMDEYKEYTTSFMYPKNDKTEELPVELGKDWLSGCICRATYHRKAVVCFGNYECMKFPKVPIQSEILRVRTTVINEILKGELDYLYYLKVLEIEANHQLRYIEPGVFSNLTDLEHLSISYNTLLRSIHETIFEGLPNLNNLTLVNNGFDSVLELTPALKPSRLPLLRRLDLSENSFETIEEHHFIPMRGTILKKLVLNLCRLDYIHPKSFLPLKHLKDLHVADNDLNSTLIGNFLTTMMAHNISLLHLDLAGMGFRKHPPRKLMSIIAQSSIQSLILARNQFEIIDDDSFPQMVNLQLLDLRKVSAISIGPLTFNPGIFPNLRFLLLSGNSLPGIHGTHLSNQLMLLDLSDNKGHANNPVYYEIDRFTFTESDKLQVLNLAFNGIRAIFNYTFTGLDNLKVLTMENGTLYHIGAGSFKSTKHLVILNLANNPLTANQNLTKAQFEGLTELKILILESTGIRNFSEDENIFEMMPNLTHLVLRNNPLYYMSAKILKPLQKLQFLDLSDNLMVTWWEPIFITSGVKPTKLYLTNNKISHFSVGMIKDISYLLDDDKGDVVIDLMDNIFVCDCRSMFTTYRWLQANGTTAVKKYIHNSKFHCSSPDIWEDRKVSEYLTSIKSLHCLMFEKISSIMVLVWTAPSLVTIILVAFIVAVIYKYRMYIRYWMFVAKIALGRNLKKKSPKPDVIKTYKYDAFVSYCNEDRDFVYEMIDQLESKPPYLKLCVYERDFEIGSFISESILTSINESKYVILIISNSFAKSQWCRWETQLAEYHRIFLEDGTSYDPLVLIRIGEIQSKYLTTTLKYLLKTKIYHLWDQRNTDEFWKKLKNAITKT, encoded by the exons ATGTCACTAGCACGCTACATCTGGCTACTGCTGTGCTACGCGCAGTACGCGCGGAGCAACCTGATGGACGAGTACAAGGAGTACACGACCAGCTTCATGTACCCCAAGAACGACAAGACGGAGGAGCTGCCCGTCGAGCTCGGCAAGGACTGGCTCTCCGGCTGCATCTGCAGGGCCACCTACCATCGGAAGGCGGTCGTCTGCTTCGGGAACTATGAGTGTATGAAGTTTCCAAAG gTGCCAATACAAAGTGAAATATTGAGAGTAAGAACTACGGTCATCAATGAAATCCTCAAAGGTGAActagattatttatattatttgaaagtaCTTGAGATAGAAGCAAACCACCAACTGCGGTACATCGAGCCCGGCGTGTTCTCCAACTTGACAGATCTGGAACATCTATCTATTTCCTACAACACGTTGTTGAGATCAATCCATGAAACAATTTTTGAAGGACTTCCGAATCTCAACAATCTGACTTTGGTCAACAATGGATTTGACTCCGTTTTGGAATTAACACCCGCCCTTAAACCCAGCAGATTACCATTATTACGAAGACTGGATTTATCAGAAAATTCTTTTGAAACTATCGAAGAACATCATTTCATCCCAATGAGAGGAACCATCTTAAAGAAACTTGTGCTTAATTTGTGTAGATTAGATTACATACATCCAAAAAGTTTTCTACCACTGAAACATTTGAAGGACCTCCACGTCGCAGATAACGACTTAAACTCCACCTTAATTGGAAACTTTTTAACAACAATGATGGCACATAATATCAGTTTGCTACACCTAGACTTGGCTGGAATGGGATTTAGGAAACATCCACCAAGAAAACTCATGTCCATAATAGCACAGTCTTCGATACAAAGTTTGATTCTGGCCAGAAATCAGTTTGAAATTATTGATGATGATAGCTTTCCTCAAATGGTGAATTTACAGCTTTTGGATCTGAGAAAAGTTTCAGCGATATCTATTGGCCCCTTAACTTTCAATCCGGGAATATTTCCAAACTTACGGTTTCTCTTATTGAGTGGCAACAGTTTACCGGGAATTCATGGCACTCACCTTTCTAACCAGCTGATGCTCTTAGATCTCTCCGATAACAAGGGGCACGCAAATAATCCTGTTTACTACGAGATAGATCGCTTTACATTTACAGAAAGTGATAAGctacaagtattaaatttagCTTTTAATGGAATAAGGGctatatttaattacacatttaCAGGACTGGATAACCTAAAAGTGTTGACTATGGAAAATGGAACTCTCTATCATATCGGAGCAGGCAGTTTTAAGTCTACCAAACATTTAGTAATACTCAATTTAGCAAATAATCCCTTGACAGCTAACCAAAATTTGACTAAAGCACAATTCGAAGGTTTaactgaattaaaaatacttattttagaGAGTACTGGCATCAGAAACTTTTCTGAAgacgaaaatatatttgagatGATGCCTAACTTAACTCACTTGGTTCTCAGAAACAATCCACTTTATTACATGAGCGCCAAAATCTTGAAACCTTTGCAAAAGCTTCAGTTTCTAGACCTCAGCGATAACTTGATGGTAACTTGGTGGGAACCCATATTTATAACTTCAGGTGTAAAACCGACAAAATTATACTTGACAAATAACAAGATATCACATTTCTCAGTCGGCATGATCAAAGACATCAGTTACCTGTTGGATGACGACAAAGGTGATGTAGTGATTGATCTGATGGACAATATATTTGTGTGTGACTGCAGGTCTATGTTTACTACTTATCGTTGGCTTCAAGCTAACGGAACTACTGCTGTAAAAAAGTACATACATAACTCTAAATTTCATTGCAGTAGCCCTGACATATGGGAAGATAGGAAAGTATCAGAGTATTTGACCTCGATAAAGAGTTTACATTGTTTAATGTTTGAGAAGATATCGAGTATCATGGTGCTGGTTTGGACTGCACCGTCATTGGTCACTATTATTCTAGTCGCATTCATTGTAGCTGTCATTTACAAGTATAGAATGTACATACGTTACTGGATGTTTGTAGCAAAGATAGCTTTAGGAAGAAATTTGAAGAAGAAGTCGCCAAAGCCAGatgttattaaaacttataaatacgATGCGTTTGTTTCGTATTGTAATGAAGATAGAGACTTTGTTTATGAGATGATCGACCAGCTGGAGTCGAAGCCTCCGTACTTGAAGCTGTGTGTTTATGAACGGGACTTTGAAATAGGTTCTTTTATATCGGAATCTATTTTGACTAGTATTAACGAAAGCAAGTATGTCATACTGATAATAAGCAATAGTTTCGCGAAGTCGCAGTGGTGTCGGTGGGAGACGCAGCTGGCGGAGTACCACCGGATCTTCCTGGAGGACGGCACCTCGTACGACCCGCTCGTGCTGATCAGGATCGGGGAGATCCAGAGCAAGTACTTGACGACCACGCTCAAGTATTTGCTGAAGACGAAGATATACCACTTGTGGGACCAAAGGAACACTGACGAGTtctggaaaaagttaaaaaacgcTATTACCAAGAcgtga
- the LOC113497626 gene encoding protein spaetzle 4 isoform X3, producing MRFAIAFLFVVTWTAGQCAGFDYASACARPNRASRGRALPDAPCDLSKHTYCTTPGKGYPWHAIRRFVRENQGLMRRMYGEERQISIIKAELENFIEDGDDEDFDAKTSDFAEDIIKTKMMYTKMSAGRAMRDKPHFRPINSEKNKKLDNDTLKVKPLDTNQTKVNNPDNSNKTEMSNETVNEKEAGKDAWRPMNADTSTLPPTLLFSEHEKVKIDRIDTKVTDKKEEFHPRPVQHQESVRPSVIKLRGANACESKEQIAAPFWANSTRGEQLALLNMYPYEQYIHLETCVHERKQMYCREGCRCEQQFRLHRLLAYDPRNECRGIFAEWFKFPSCCVCKCYDVPLEFRARSPRILHPQYDEEVKRVIYEDVARDWYSMSAYGDDEDLF from the exons ATGCGGTTTGCTATCGCCTTTCTGTTTGTG GTGACATGGACAGCAGGGCAGTGCGCCGGGTTCGACTACGCGTCGGCGTGTGCGCGGCCCAACAGAGCCAGTCGCGGCCGGGCGCTGCCCGACGCTCCCTGCGACCTCTCCAAACACACCTACTGCACTACGCCCGGAAAGGGCTACCCTTGGCATGCTATCAGAAGATTCGTTAGAGAGAACCAG GGTCTTATGAGGAGAATGTATGGAGAAGAACGTCAAATATCAATTATAAAAGCGGAATTGGAAAACTTCATAGAGGATGGCGACGATGAAGATTTTGATGCGAAGACATCAGACTTCGCTGAGGATATCATCAAAACTAAGATGATGTACACTAAGATGAGCGCGGGACGTGCCATGAGAGATAAACCACACTTCAGACCAATCAATagtgaaaagaataaaaaacttgATAATGACACGTTAAAAGTGAAACCCCTGGACACTAATCAAACCAAAGTGAACAACCCGGACAACAGCAACAAAACAGAGATGAGCAACGAAACGGTAAATGAAAAAG AAGCTGGGAAGGACGCCTGGCGACCAATGAACGCTGACACATCGACGTTGCCACCAACGCTTCTGTTCTCTGAGCACGAGAAGGTCAAGATCGACCGGATAGACACCAAGGTGACTGACAAAAAAGAAGAGTTCCATCCCAGACCAGTACAACATCAAGAGTCAGTACGGCCATCCGTTATCAAATTACGAGGAGC GAATGCTTGCGAATCAAAGGAGCAGATAGCGGCACCGTTCTGGGCGAACAGCACCCGAGGCGAGCAGTTGGCCCTGCTCAACATGTACCCTTATGAGCAGTACATCCACCTGGAGACGTGTGTACACGAGCGCAAGCAGATGTACTGTCGCGAGGGGTGCAG ATGTGAACAGCAGTTTCGTCTCCACCGTCTCCTAGCTTACGACCCGCGTAATGAGTGTCGCGGCATCTTTGCGGAGTGGTTCAAGTTCCCCTCTTGCTGCGTCTGCAAATGCTACGACGTGCCCCTTGAATTTAGGGCCCGGTCCCCCCGGATCCTGCACCCACAGTATGACGAGGAAGTCAAAAGAGTCATCTACGAAGATGTAGCGAGGGACTGGTATTCCATGTCAGCATATGGTGATGATGAAGATTTGTTTTGA
- the LOC113497626 gene encoding protein spaetzle 4 isoform X1: protein MRFAIAFLFVVTWTAGQCAGFDYASACARPNRASRGRALPDAPCDLSKHTYCTTPGKGYPWHAIRRFVRENQGLMRRMYGEERQISIIKAELENFIEDGDDEDFDAKTSDFAEDIIKTKMMYTKMSAGRAMRDKPHFRPINSEKNKKLDNDTLKVKPLDTNQTKVNNPDNSNKTEMSNETVNEKGISYKTKLESIANIEINNLDPDVITLEAVIKQSIETNSIYPKFSGNTKVEAVNDSKNSTDKNTTTTESINTTETTTDGYDSTTEAGKDAWRPMNADTSTLPPTLLFSEHEKVKIDRIDTKVTDKKEEFHPRPVQHQESVRPSVIKLRGANACESKEQIAAPFWANSTRGEQLALLNMYPYEQYIHLETCVHERKQMYCREGCRCEQQFRLHRLLAYDPRNECRGIFAEWFKFPSCCVCKCYDVPLEFRARSPRILHPQYDEEVKRVIYEDVARDWYSMSAYGDDEDLF, encoded by the exons ATGCGGTTTGCTATCGCCTTTCTGTTTGTG GTGACATGGACAGCAGGGCAGTGCGCCGGGTTCGACTACGCGTCGGCGTGTGCGCGGCCCAACAGAGCCAGTCGCGGCCGGGCGCTGCCCGACGCTCCCTGCGACCTCTCCAAACACACCTACTGCACTACGCCCGGAAAGGGCTACCCTTGGCATGCTATCAGAAGATTCGTTAGAGAGAACCAG GGTCTTATGAGGAGAATGTATGGAGAAGAACGTCAAATATCAATTATAAAAGCGGAATTGGAAAACTTCATAGAGGATGGCGACGATGAAGATTTTGATGCGAAGACATCAGACTTCGCTGAGGATATCATCAAAACTAAGATGATGTACACTAAGATGAGCGCGGGACGTGCCATGAGAGATAAACCACACTTCAGACCAATCAATagtgaaaagaataaaaaacttgATAATGACACGTTAAAAGTGAAACCCCTGGACACTAATCAAACCAAAGTGAACAACCCGGACAACAGCAACAAAACAGAGATGAGCAACGAAACGGTAAATGAAAAAGGTAtatcatataaaacaaaacttgaaaGCATAGcgaatatagaaataaataacttagaccCCGACGTAATAACTTTAGAAGCTGTTATTAAACAGAGTATTGAAACTAATAGCATATACCCAAAGTTTTCTGGTAATACTAAAGTAGAGGCGGTTAACGATTCAAAGAATAGTACAGACAAAAATACTACAACTACAGAAAGTATTAACACCACAGAAACCACAACTGATGGATATGACTCTACAACAGAAGCTGGGAAGGACGCCTGGCGACCAATGAACGCTGACACATCGACGTTGCCACCAACGCTTCTGTTCTCTGAGCACGAGAAGGTCAAGATCGACCGGATAGACACCAAGGTGACTGACAAAAAAGAAGAGTTCCATCCCAGACCAGTACAACATCAAGAGTCAGTACGGCCATCCGTTATCAAATTACGAGGAGC GAATGCTTGCGAATCAAAGGAGCAGATAGCGGCACCGTTCTGGGCGAACAGCACCCGAGGCGAGCAGTTGGCCCTGCTCAACATGTACCCTTATGAGCAGTACATCCACCTGGAGACGTGTGTACACGAGCGCAAGCAGATGTACTGTCGCGAGGGGTGCAG ATGTGAACAGCAGTTTCGTCTCCACCGTCTCCTAGCTTACGACCCGCGTAATGAGTGTCGCGGCATCTTTGCGGAGTGGTTCAAGTTCCCCTCTTGCTGCGTCTGCAAATGCTACGACGTGCCCCTTGAATTTAGGGCCCGGTCCCCCCGGATCCTGCACCCACAGTATGACGAGGAAGTCAAAAGAGTCATCTACGAAGATGTAGCGAGGGACTGGTATTCCATGTCAGCATATGGTGATGATGAAGATTTGTTTTGA
- the LOC113497626 gene encoding protein spaetzle 4 isoform X2 has product MRFAIAFLFVVTWTAGQCAGFDYASACARPNRASRGRALPDAPCDLSKHTYCTTPGKGYPWHAIRRFVRENQGLMRRMYGEERQISIIKAELENFIEDGDDEDFDAKTSDFAEDIIKTKMMYTKMSAGRAMRDKPHFRPINSEKNKKLDNDTLKVKPLDTNQTKVNNPDNSNKTEMSNETVNEKETTTDGYDSTTEAGKDAWRPMNADTSTLPPTLLFSEHEKVKIDRIDTKVTDKKEEFHPRPVQHQESVRPSVIKLRGANACESKEQIAAPFWANSTRGEQLALLNMYPYEQYIHLETCVHERKQMYCREGCRCEQQFRLHRLLAYDPRNECRGIFAEWFKFPSCCVCKCYDVPLEFRARSPRILHPQYDEEVKRVIYEDVARDWYSMSAYGDDEDLF; this is encoded by the exons ATGCGGTTTGCTATCGCCTTTCTGTTTGTG GTGACATGGACAGCAGGGCAGTGCGCCGGGTTCGACTACGCGTCGGCGTGTGCGCGGCCCAACAGAGCCAGTCGCGGCCGGGCGCTGCCCGACGCTCCCTGCGACCTCTCCAAACACACCTACTGCACTACGCCCGGAAAGGGCTACCCTTGGCATGCTATCAGAAGATTCGTTAGAGAGAACCAG GGTCTTATGAGGAGAATGTATGGAGAAGAACGTCAAATATCAATTATAAAAGCGGAATTGGAAAACTTCATAGAGGATGGCGACGATGAAGATTTTGATGCGAAGACATCAGACTTCGCTGAGGATATCATCAAAACTAAGATGATGTACACTAAGATGAGCGCGGGACGTGCCATGAGAGATAAACCACACTTCAGACCAATCAATagtgaaaagaataaaaaacttgATAATGACACGTTAAAAGTGAAACCCCTGGACACTAATCAAACCAAAGTGAACAACCCGGACAACAGCAACAAAACAGAGATGAGCAACGAAACGGTAAATGAAAAAG AAACCACAACTGATGGATATGACTCTACAACAGAAGCTGGGAAGGACGCCTGGCGACCAATGAACGCTGACACATCGACGTTGCCACCAACGCTTCTGTTCTCTGAGCACGAGAAGGTCAAGATCGACCGGATAGACACCAAGGTGACTGACAAAAAAGAAGAGTTCCATCCCAGACCAGTACAACATCAAGAGTCAGTACGGCCATCCGTTATCAAATTACGAGGAGC GAATGCTTGCGAATCAAAGGAGCAGATAGCGGCACCGTTCTGGGCGAACAGCACCCGAGGCGAGCAGTTGGCCCTGCTCAACATGTACCCTTATGAGCAGTACATCCACCTGGAGACGTGTGTACACGAGCGCAAGCAGATGTACTGTCGCGAGGGGTGCAG ATGTGAACAGCAGTTTCGTCTCCACCGTCTCCTAGCTTACGACCCGCGTAATGAGTGTCGCGGCATCTTTGCGGAGTGGTTCAAGTTCCCCTCTTGCTGCGTCTGCAAATGCTACGACGTGCCCCTTGAATTTAGGGCCCGGTCCCCCCGGATCCTGCACCCACAGTATGACGAGGAAGTCAAAAGAGTCATCTACGAAGATGTAGCGAGGGACTGGTATTCCATGTCAGCATATGGTGATGATGAAGATTTGTTTTGA
- the LOC113497658 gene encoding serine/threonine-protein kinase VRK1-like, producing MAGRVKKVAPKKKGAGYKMPAPIPTGEVIKDTLFKKEWRIGPSIGVGGFGEIYSACDHTIKTKGSDYPYAIKIEPHENGPLFVEINFYLRNANKDDIAKFMQSKKLTSLGMPTFFGKGSHECNGVTYRYLVMERFGKDVWSLFNESGKSFQPATVFQLGLQMLDVLEYIHSRGYVHADLKGANMLLGLKKTAKNQVYLVDFGLATRLKEDQPFSPDPKNAHNGTIEYTSRDAHLGEPTMRGDLEILGYNMLHWLTGELPWEKAIKQPKTVQTMKETFMKSVRSSIKSQFPNVPDALIKFFEYINSMKPKEVPDYKKCRKLFEDFLKNEGKTKNSTLDFASNKSKSPKKRVNKIVVEDVVDGSDKESDEPVKVKQNGDVPKKRGRKPKVNPDLDTENKVPETEKEIKKKAKRKSSEPAVLVKVKKTRLNPVVTPPARTNHNNISTQTSLEKTRHSSRLNASRHVSFDSPISEIVGEKSKDSVSINSSGDIFDDSFTIKEVKVKPKRKLLSTEEVIVKRVVRKKVAPAVKKGRSWKDSATIVNGRSPPK from the exons aTGGCAGGACGAGTAAAAAAAGTAGCACCGAAGAAAAAAGGAGCTGGTTATAAGATGCCAGCTCCTATCCCTACTGGTGAAGTTATAAAAGACACTCTTTTCAAAAAGGAGTGGCGGATAGGACCGTCTATAGGTGTCGGAGGTTTTGGAGAAATCTATTCAGCGTGTGACCATACAATTAAGACTAAAGGATCAGACTATCCGTACGCAATTAAAATC GAGCCTCATGAGAATGGACCACtatttgttgaaattaatttctatCTCAGAAATGCTAACAAGGATGATA TTGCAAAATTCATGCAAAGCAAAAAGCTGACAAGTTTAGGCATGCCAACATTCTTTGGTAAGGGATCACATGAGTGCAATGGAGTCACCTACAGATACCTGGTCATGGAGAGGTTTGGCAAGGATGTCTGGAGCTTGTTTAATGAATCCGGAAAGTCCTTCCAGCCTGCTACTGTTTTCCAATTAGGTTTACAAATG cTAGATGTTTTGGAGTACATACACAGTCGAGGTTATGTTCATGCGGACCTCAAAGGTGCAAACATGCTACTTGGGCTCAAAAAAACTGCAAAGAACCAGGTCTATCTAGTGGACTTTGGTTTGGCCACGAGGTTGAAAGAAGACCAGCCGTTCAGTCCAGACCCAAAGAACGCACATAATGGTACTATTGAGTATACAAGCAGAGATGCACATTTGGGAG AACCGACAATGCGTGGCGACCTGGAGATTCTGGGCTACAACATGCTCCATTGGTTGACCGGGGAACTACCTTGGGAGAAGGCAATCAAGCAACCCAAGACAGTGCAAACTATGAAGGAAACCTTTATGAAGAGTGTCAGGAGTAGTATCAAGAGCCAGTTCCCTAATGTACCTG ATGCCCTTATAAAATTCTTTGAATATATCAACTCAATGAAACCTAAAGAAGTTCCAGACTATAAGAAATGTCGAAAGTTATTTGAGGACTTTTTGAAAAATGAAGGCAAGACTAAAAACAGTACCCTTGACTTTGCCTCCAATAAGTCCAAGTCACCTAAAAAGAGGgtcaataaaattgttgttgaaGATGTAGTAGATGGTTCTGATAAAGAAAGTGATGAACCTGTTAAGGTTAAACAGAATGGTGATGTACCAAAGAAAAGAGGAAGAAAACCCAAAGTTAACCCAGATCTTGATACAGAGAATAAAGTTCCAGAAACTGAGAAAGAGATCAAGAAGAAGGCGAAAAGAAAATCCTCGGAGCCAGCAGTGCTAGTCAAGGTAAAGAAAACACGGCTCAACCCTGTAGTGACCCCACCCGCTAGGACTAACCACAACAATATTTCCACACAGACCTCCCTTGAAAAAACAAGACATAGCTCGCGACTAAATGCCTCACGGCATGTTTCCTTTGACAGTCCAATATCAGAAATTGTAGGAGAGAAAAGTAAAGATAGTGTATCTATAAACTCTAGTGGGGATATCTTTGACGATTCATTTACTATCAAAGAGGTTAAAGTTAAGCCTAAGAGGAAATTGCTGTCGACCGAAGAAGTTATAGTAAAAAGGGTAGTAAGGAAAAAAGTAGCCCCTGCAGTCAAGAAAGGCAGGTCGTGGAAGGATTCCGCAACTATTGTCAATGGGAGGTCACCACCCAAATAA